From Abyssibius alkaniclasticus:
CCGGGCCGGTCAGAAAATCGGCATAGGCTTGCATATCCGCATCGGAAATTTCGGCATAGGTAAAGGCGGCCTGGATGTAGATGGAGCGCTCCAGCTCGGTGGCGATAGCGCCGCGCTGGTCGTTCAGCATGGCGATCATCTCGTCTTGCGACATGCTGTAGGGTAAAAGCCCGCTGGCCTGCATTCCGGTGACCATCGCCAGATTCATCGACATGGTGCTGGCCAGCGCGCTTTCGAGCAGCCCGCTGTCTTCGACCATGCGCCGATAAAGTGCAAGGCGCGCCGGATCCTCCTGCATCAGCCGCGCCAGAATCGCACCGCCCTCGGCCTTTACCATCGCATCATCGGTTATCTTTTGCGCGGCATTTTCGGCCAGCGTGACACGGCGGCCAAGCGCGCTGTCAAAAAAGCTGGCAGCGGCGGAAAAATCCTCCATCGTGTGGCGCGCTTGCAGGGCGCGCACAAGCTGGTCGATGACCAGGCCACCGTCAAAGGCGGCCAGCGCAGCGCGGCGCCAGGCGCTGGTCGCATCAATGCTCAGCCCGACGGTGCCGGCGCCATTGGCCATGACATCGCCCAGCCTGCCATAGGACACATCCACCCCTGAGGCGTTCAGAAGTTCAGAAATAGTGCGGGCCGGTTCGGCCTGCGTGCCGGCCGGCAGCAACAGGGCCAGCGCCAGAAGGAAAGGTTTTAGCACGATCGGGGCATCCTTGATACGGTTTCAACTTGAACCAAAACCGATGCTGGGCAAAAAGGCTGCATGGCAAAGCTCTATTTCAACTATTCCACAATGAATGCCGGCAAGTCGACCATTCTTCTGCAGGCTGCGCATAACTATGCCGAACGCGGGATGGACACCTATTTGCTGACCGCGCGGCTGGACCGGCGCGCCGGGGAAGGCAAGATCGCCAGCCGCATCGGCATCGGGCAGGCGGCCGATACCTTTGCCGCCGACAGCGATGTGATGGCGATGATCGCGGCGCGCATGGCGCAAGGCCCGATTGCCTGTGTGCTGATCGACGAGGCGCAGTTCCTGACGCCAGAGCAGGTTTGGCAACTGGCCCGCGTGGCCGATGACCTTGGCGTGCCGGTAATGGCCTATGGGCTGCGTGTGGATTTTCTGGGCAACCTGTTCCCCGGCTCGGCCACATTGCTGGCCCTGGCCGATGATCTGCGCGAGGTGCGCACGATTTGCCATTGCGGGCGCAAGGCCACAATGGTGGTGCGCCAATCCGCCGATGGCACGGTGGCCATTGCGGGCGACCAGGTGCAGATTGGCGGCAACGAAACCTATATCAGCCTGTGCCGCCGCCATTGGCGCGAAGCGGTGGGCGATCGGGGATAATTGCTTTTCGGGCCCGCTTTTGCTATAATTGTTTTTTGCAAGTCATAGCGAAGGCGAACCAGGATCATGGGCAAGGCAGACAAGGACCACTGGCACGGCGAGCCGGTGCGCTATTATTCAGGCATTTTCGGGAATAAATGGTCGTTGCTGATTTTGCGCGACATGATTTTTGACGGCAAGCGCAGCTTTGGCGCGTTTCTGGAATCGCCCGAAAAGATTGCCACCAATATTCTGACAACCCGGCTGGGCGAAATGGTCGAGGCCGGCGTGATTGCCAAGGTCATGCCCAAGCGCAAGGGCGCGCGGGCGGTCTATATTCTGACCCCGCGCGGGCGCGCCATGCTGCCGGTGATCTTTGCGATAATAGACTGGGCGGCGCGCGAAGACCCGGATAGCACGCCCGATGCCAGCCTGCTGGGCGCATTGCGCGATACGCCCAGCATGTTGAAGGTGAAGCTGCTGGCCGAGATCGATGCCGCAGACAAGGCGGCCCTGGCCTGATTTACCGCCCTAAACCTTGTTCGGCAGGGGCTTGCCCGCGAAATGCGCCACCAGATTCGCCGTGGCCGCCATGCCCATTGCGATGCGGGTTTCAACGGTGGCGCTGCCGATATGCGGCAACAGGCAGACATTTTCCAACTCGCGCAGCGCATTGGGCACGCGCGGTTCCTTGGCAAACACATCCAGCCCCGCGCCGGCAATTTTGCCCGCCAGAAGGGCGGAAACCAGCGCCGGTTCATCGACAATATCGCCGCGCGCGGTGTTGATGAGGTAAGCCGTGGGCTTCATCAGCGCGATGCGGTTGGCAGAAAACAGGCCGCGATTGGCCTCGCCGCCCGGGCAATGCAGGCTGATGATGTCGGAGGTTTCGATCAGGTCCTCGATTGTATCCATGCGCTGCGCGCCGGGAATGCGCTGCACCTCGATCTTGCTGCGGTTGAAATAGACGACCTTCATGCCAAAGCCGTAATAGGCGCGCAGGGCCACGGCGGTGCCGATGCGGCCCATGCCGATAATGCCAAGGGTTTTG
This genomic window contains:
- a CDS encoding thymidine kinase, giving the protein MAKLYFNYSTMNAGKSTILLQAAHNYAERGMDTYLLTARLDRRAGEGKIASRIGIGQAADTFAADSDVMAMIAARMAQGPIACVLIDEAQFLTPEQVWQLARVADDLGVPVMAYGLRVDFLGNLFPGSATLLALADDLREVRTICHCGRKATMVVRQSADGTVAIAGDQVQIGGNETYISLCRRHWREAVGDRG
- a CDS encoding winged helix-turn-helix transcriptional regulator; amino-acid sequence: MGKADKDHWHGEPVRYYSGIFGNKWSLLILRDMIFDGKRSFGAFLESPEKIATNILTTRLGEMVEAGVIAKVMPKRKGARAVYILTPRGRAMLPVIFAIIDWAAREDPDSTPDASLLGALRDTPSMLKVKLLAEIDAADKAALA
- a CDS encoding 2-hydroxyacid dehydrogenase gives rise to the protein MSAPRIIVTRKLPDAVEARLKRHFTVALNPHDKLFTREKMIAAMQNADGMLVAVGDPLDAEIMQAAGKRRVQILANFGVGTNHIDLEAAEEHGIHITNTPDVLTDATADIALTLMLNVTRRTWMHETRLRRGEWGGFSLIDGLGTSLQGKTLGIIGMGRIGTAVALRAYYGFGMKVVYFNRSKIEVQRIPGAQRMDTIEDLIETSDIISLHCPGGEANRGLFSANRIALMKPTAYLINTARGDIVDEPALVSALLAGKIAGAGLDVFAKEPRVPNALRELENVCLLPHIGSATVETRIAMGMAATANLVAHFAGKPLPNKV